CCGGGAGATGTACTTCCCGCACTCATTGTCCATCATCGCTTTCATGTAATCCGCAATGCCGGCTGTGGCCTTCCATTTCGCATCCATCGCCTTGATATCGGCAAGGGTCTCCACCTTGGCATTGTCCACCCTCACCGCCTTGACAATAACAGGGTCATGACCTACGTCAGCCAACGTGGAGGCAGCCAGATCATACACCGATTGCGGAGCCTTCTCGGCAAAGGCCACCCCCGCGATCATCAGAACCAACGCCAAGACACTCACTAAAACCATGACCCTCTTCATAGTCCCTTCCTCCTGTTCAGTGGGTTAAAATGGGAAATTCACCCGGCACCAGCAAGTCAACCCGACCTGGATTCCACTTTGGCCATTATCCGCGGAACGTCCAGGATCAGGGCCACAGAACCGTCTCCGAGAATGGTGGCGCCTGAAATACCATCCACAGAGCGGTAGAATTTACCCAGAGACTTGATAACCGTCTGCTGTTCACCAATGACACGGTCTACAACGAATCCGATCCGATTCCCATGAATGGCAGTGAGAACGATCTGCTCGATCCTGGGCCTCTCCCCCGCCACCTTGAAGGTTTCCCTGAGCCGAATGTAGGGGATAAGATCCCCCCTGACGACCGCCAGGTCACTTCCGTGATTTACGGCCGCATCCTCAGCCTTCAGTTCCACGCACTCCACCACTTCCGACAGTGGCACGACATACTTTTCATCTCCGATGTCCACCAGCAGCCCTTCGATGATGGCCAGGGTCAGGGGAAGCCGTATGGTGAATGTTGTCCCCTGTCCCGGGATGCTGTCGATCTCGATGGATCCCCTCAATTTCTCGACGGACCGATTCACCACATCCAGGCCAACGCCTCTTCCGGACACGCTGGTAACCTCCGTGGCCGTGGAAAAACCCGGTGAAAAGATCAGGGAAAGAAGTTCATGGCGCGGCAGCTCGGAATTTGACGCCGCGAGTCCTTTCTTCAACGCCCTGTTCTTTATGGCCTCCTCGTCCAGTCCGCTTCCATCGTCGCTGATCCTGATTACGACATCCGCCCCTGAATGCAACGCAGAGAGATAGATCTTTCCGGCCGGTGGCTTTCCCAGGGTTTTCCGGATATCCGGGGGTTCGATGCCGTGGTCCACACAGTTTCTGATCAGATGGACAAGGGGGTCATTGAGCCTTTCAATAACGGTCTTGTCCAGTTCCGTCTCCCCTCCCTCTGTAACCAGTTCCACCTCCTTTTTCATTTCAGAAGACAGGTCTCTGACCAGTCTCCTGAATCGGCTGAAGGTCGTGCCGAAAGGAATCATGCGGATGGCAAAGGTGCCATCTCGAAGCTCCCAGGTAAGACGCTCAACCATTTCGGAGATGGATGAGAGTTCAGGATCGTTCCTGTCGTCCGCAGTCTGACTGAGCCTGGCCTGGACTGTAACCAGTTCGCCCACAAGGTCAACCAGGGTGTCGAGCTTGGCGGACGCCACGCGAATACTCGAAACGGATTCATCCTCCTGACGCCTTCTCCGCGCGTTCCTGACGACCTGCTGCTCCATAAGAGATGTGCGCAGATCCTCCTCCCCCACGAGATTCCTGTCCAGGAGCTCCTGCCCGAGCGGTTTGCGGCCCTTAAGAACGTCTTCCAGATCCTCCCGGTTCAGATCTCCTCTTTCGACAAGAATTTCTCCAAGGCGTTTTTCTTCCGCAGATGAATCGATCAGTCCATCATCGATGATGTCAATAGTAAGATCGCAGCGGTCCTCCAGAAAGATAAAGACGGACCGTATCTCCTCTCTTGGCCGGGAGGTGATGAGGATGATATCCCACCGGACGTAGCAGGTTTCCGGATCGTACCCATCAAGATCCGGGATATCCTGGAGATGGGCAATCGGCCGGCATTGGCCCATGGACCCAAGTTCATCAAGGAGAGCCGCAAGGTTGGTTCCGGTAAGAAAGATCTCTGGTGCGGGCTTGAACCGAATTCTGTATGTACGCAACCCGGCGGAGGCTGCCCCGGCGCGTTTTTTGACCTCCTCCGATGCCCCTTCCAGGTGATCGCCCAGCGTTGTGGCCCCCGCCAACTTCTGAAACATCTCAGCCAGATCCGATGAAATCTTTTCCATCTCATCGTCGATATCATCGGGATGCTGAATCATGGATGTGATTATATCCCTGGCGGTGAATGTAAGATCGAGCAGTTCTTTTGTCACGGGCATCGTGCCTTCGCGCACCAGGTTGTAAACCGACTCTATGTGGTGGGAAAGCGCTGAGACACCGTCGAACCCGAACA
Above is a window of bacterium BMS3Abin14 DNA encoding:
- the cheA_2 gene encoding chemotaxis protein CheA: MEEFAQVLMETFKEEAAELMAELESALLELEDSSEDMELVNRVFRALHTLKGNGAMFGFDGVSALSHHIESVYNLVREGTMPVTKELLDLTFTARDIITSMIQHPDDIDDEMEKISSDLAEMFQKLAGATTLGDHLEGASEEVKKRAGAASAGLRTYRIRFKPAPEIFLTGTNLAALLDELGSMGQCRPIAHLQDIPDLDGYDPETCYVRWDIILITSRPREEIRSVFIFLEDRCDLTIDIIDDGLIDSSAEEKRLGEILVERGDLNREDLEDVLKGRKPLGQELLDRNLVGEEDLRTSLMEQQVVRNARRRRQEDESVSSIRVASAKLDTLVDLVGELVTVQARLSQTADDRNDPELSSISEMVERLTWELRDGTFAIRMIPFGTTFSRFRRLVRDLSSEMKKEVELVTEGGETELDKTVIERLNDPLVHLIRNCVDHGIEPPDIRKTLGKPPAGKIYLSALHSGADVVIRISDDGSGLDEEAIKNRALKKGLAASNSELPRHELLSLIFSPGFSTATEVTSVSGRGVGLDVVNRSVEKLRGSIEIDSIPGQGTTFTIRLPLTLAIIEGLLVDIGDEKYVVPLSEVVECVELKAEDAAVNHGSDLAVVRGDLIPYIRLRETFKVAGERPRIEQIVLTAIHGNRIGFVVDRVIGEQQTVIKSLGKFYRSVDGISGATILGDGSVALILDVPRIMAKVESRSG